A stretch of Opisthocomus hoazin isolate bOpiHoa1 chromosome 36, bOpiHoa1.hap1, whole genome shotgun sequence DNA encodes these proteins:
- the LOC142365329 gene encoding fibrous sheath-interacting protein 2-like translates to MCPSASSSNTEPCSGLHQPSGYFNLGDPCCRLLSTEYNSLHDPHLRAYHQRKNHLHRLKTEGRVTGDSRVVCTLKEFNDYRHYLSTLKLEAVKMSMREQFQEQLDKSNGGCALPGRTDVPPLLERRLQQERKRLPGGQRKRRQR, encoded by the exons atGTGCCCTTCTGCCTCATCTAGCAACACTGAGCCATGCTCTGGG cttcaccagccctctggctatttcaatctgggagacccatgctgccgcctgctgagcacggaatacaacagcctgcatgacccgcatctgcgggcctaccaccaacggaagaaccacctgcacaggctgaagacagaaggtcgcgtcaccggggacagcaga gtggtttgcactttgaaggagttcaatgactacaggcactatctgagcacgctgaagctggaggcagtgaaaatgtccatgcgagagcag tttcaggaacaactggacaaatcaaatggtggctgcgcactgccgggacggactgacgtgcctcccctgctagagcggcggctgcagcaggaaagaaagcgcttgccaggtggacagaggaagaggaggcagaggtaa